One window of Streptomyces sp. NBC_01232 genomic DNA carries:
- a CDS encoding GNAT family N-acetyltransferase, with protein sequence MEYTTVTETDTAGRELDDLAPVYEAVFAEPPYNEGPRDVAEFLERYQREHKTPGFRLVLARDGGELTGFAYGLPLASTTGWWSGFLDTDLPKEFTREDGQRTFVVMELAVLASWRGRGVGRALHTALLDGVTAERVTLTVRPEAPAATWYEHLDYQLVGLTQPWDGAPVYRSMIKPRQP encoded by the coding sequence GTGGAATACACCACCGTCACCGAAACCGACACCGCCGGGCGCGAGCTGGACGACCTCGCCCCCGTCTATGAAGCCGTGTTCGCCGAGCCCCCGTACAACGAGGGACCGCGTGACGTCGCCGAGTTCCTGGAGCGCTACCAGCGCGAGCACAAGACGCCCGGCTTCCGGCTGGTCCTGGCCCGCGACGGCGGCGAGCTCACCGGGTTCGCCTACGGCCTTCCCCTCGCGTCCACCACCGGATGGTGGTCCGGATTCCTGGACACCGACCTGCCCAAGGAGTTCACTCGCGAGGACGGGCAACGCACCTTCGTCGTGATGGAACTCGCCGTGCTCGCCAGCTGGCGCGGCCGTGGCGTCGGCCGGGCCCTGCATACCGCCTTGCTCGACGGAGTCACCGCAGAGCGGGTCACCCTCACCGTCCGCCCTGAGGCGCCGGCCGCCACCTGGTACGAGCACCTGGACTACCAACTGGTGGGCCTCACCCAGCCATGGGACGGCGCACCCGTGTACCGATCCATGATCAAGCCGCGGCAGCCCTAA
- a CDS encoding RNA polymerase sigma factor has translation MTGKARQMRGPGQGEEVGTGDDVFGRFFARWEPQVRRYLIWLEGDASVIDDAAQETMISAHRYWTTVCGLENPRAWLFKVAGQRLGDAQAARRKLGLSTDPHLLPDHSRFVRPSDQFAVCDVRTDILESVRKLPVQQARAVALQAQYDLPLDEIAAIMGISTGSVKTHLHHARKALRVLLGEGEGG, from the coding sequence GTGACCGGCAAGGCGAGGCAGATGCGGGGACCGGGTCAGGGGGAGGAAGTGGGCACTGGTGACGACGTTTTCGGACGGTTCTTCGCCCGCTGGGAGCCTCAGGTGCGCAGGTATCTCATCTGGCTTGAGGGCGACGCGTCCGTGATCGACGACGCTGCTCAGGAGACCATGATCAGTGCCCATCGGTACTGGACGACGGTCTGCGGCCTCGAGAATCCGCGCGCCTGGCTGTTCAAGGTCGCGGGCCAACGTCTTGGTGATGCTCAGGCGGCGCGTCGTAAACTCGGTTTGAGTACGGATCCGCACCTGCTTCCCGACCATTCACGATTCGTGCGGCCGAGCGATCAGTTCGCAGTATGCGATGTCCGCACAGACATCCTGGAATCGGTACGCAAGCTTCCCGTGCAGCAGGCCAGGGCTGTCGCGCTCCAGGCGCAGTACGACCTGCCGCTTGATGAGATCGCCGCCATCATGGGCATCTCGACCGGGTCGGTGAAGACTCACCTGCACCATGCTCGCAAGGCACTCAGAGTGCTGCTCGGCGAGGGCGAGGGAGGTTGA
- a CDS encoding tetratricopeptide repeat protein, producing MSEPAEEPRAFADLVDGFGWRSPKQFIRVYAAVAARIGEREDVTDRQIRRWRAPEPPCPQPGRQRVLEAMLGVPLEQAGFRVPEHRRNPVTAPVAVLDPIPELRERPDPMQDRRTILAAAGGIALGATGIGAAPATAYDAPRIGTDAVTDLRRGLASLYGLDDRFGGATVGPLAAAHLSRVRRLIDTGSYPETIGRQLRLISGETAEHVGWLAFDAGDHARARSYWTQARETAAELRDDSLGVLVLASMALLELREKQPRPALDHARRAAELAAPWAPPSLLSILATREARALAMLGDSASARTTLANAARLYEKDRGSRPAPDWTLFHGPAELASAQAELFTAAGHHRAAVSWLRRSLERQEATYARNEALQRAGLAGALARSGDADEAAHHIEQGEALLTEVSSGRARESLAVARRELDRVRPTR from the coding sequence ATGTCCGAACCGGCGGAGGAGCCAAGGGCGTTCGCGGACCTGGTCGACGGTTTCGGGTGGCGCAGTCCCAAGCAGTTCATCCGCGTGTACGCGGCCGTCGCGGCCCGCATCGGTGAACGCGAGGACGTCACCGACCGGCAGATCCGCCGGTGGCGAGCGCCGGAGCCGCCGTGCCCGCAGCCGGGCCGTCAGCGCGTCTTAGAAGCGATGCTCGGCGTGCCGCTGGAACAGGCCGGCTTCCGGGTTCCGGAGCACCGCCGCAACCCCGTCACCGCGCCCGTGGCGGTACTGGACCCGATCCCCGAACTCCGCGAGAGGCCCGATCCGATGCAGGACCGCCGCACCATCCTGGCCGCCGCGGGCGGCATCGCCCTCGGCGCGACCGGGATAGGAGCGGCGCCCGCCACCGCCTACGACGCGCCCCGCATCGGCACGGACGCCGTGACCGACCTGCGCCGTGGCCTCGCCTCCCTGTACGGGCTCGACGACCGGTTCGGCGGCGCCACGGTCGGCCCGCTCGCCGCCGCCCACCTGTCTCGCGTGCGGCGCCTGATCGATACCGGGTCCTACCCCGAGACGATCGGCCGTCAGCTGCGGCTCATCTCCGGCGAGACCGCCGAACACGTCGGCTGGCTCGCCTTCGACGCGGGCGACCATGCGCGCGCCCGGTCGTACTGGACGCAGGCCCGCGAGACGGCGGCCGAACTGCGCGACGACTCCCTCGGCGTCCTGGTGCTCGCGTCCATGGCGCTGCTGGAGCTGCGGGAGAAACAGCCCCGGCCCGCGCTGGACCACGCCCGACGGGCCGCCGAGCTCGCCGCGCCGTGGGCGCCACCGTCGCTGCTGTCCATCCTCGCCACCCGCGAAGCACGGGCACTGGCCATGCTCGGCGACTCCGCGTCGGCCCGCACCACGCTGGCGAACGCAGCCCGCCTGTACGAGAAAGACCGCGGGTCACGGCCGGCACCCGACTGGACGCTGTTCCACGGCCCCGCCGAACTCGCCTCGGCGCAGGCCGAACTGTTCACGGCAGCCGGACATCACCGCGCCGCCGTGTCGTGGCTGCGCCGCTCCCTGGAACGACAGGAAGCCACCTACGCCCGCAACGAGGCCCTGCAGCGAGCCGGCCTCGCCGGGGCGCTCGCCCGATCGGGAGACGCCGACGAGGCAGCGCACCACATCGAGCAGGGCGAGGCCCTGCTCACCGAAGTGTCCTCGGGGCGGGCGCGGGAATCGCTGGCCGTGGCCCGCCGCGAGCTCGACCGTGTCCGCCCCACCCGATGA
- a CDS encoding endonuclease domain-containing protein, with the protein MYTWLVRAAGPERNPAEVNRQDRCPFGGASWPPTPARTRSIRILREALIAAYGPDCQLCGLYPGEMVDHDHETGYVRGMLCRFCNCTLEECPPHRRLPQGGLHEQPASGRPGPHLPSEPGVAAQGIHPPAKNRDARLRPVRRSTPPGPPRRQLTLNVSAPDPETGEQNGSTHHAEPRR; encoded by the coding sequence ATGTACACCTGGCTTGTCCGCGCCGCAGGGCCCGAACGGAACCCAGCCGAGGTGAACCGCCAAGACCGCTGCCCCTTCGGCGGCGCCAGCTGGCCACCAACGCCGGCCCGTACCCGCTCCATCCGGATCCTGCGCGAAGCGCTCATCGCGGCCTACGGGCCGGACTGCCAGCTCTGCGGCCTCTACCCCGGCGAGATGGTCGACCACGACCACGAGACCGGCTACGTCCGCGGCATGCTCTGCCGGTTCTGCAACTGCACCCTGGAGGAATGCCCCCCACATCGCAGGCTGCCCCAAGGCGGACTTCATGAACAACCCGCCAGCGGCCGCCCTGGCCCTCATCTACCCAGCGAACCAGGAGTGGCGGCCCAAGGAATCCACCCGCCAGCGAAAAATCGCGATGCTCGGCTTCGACCCGTTCGAAGGTCTACTCCGCCGGGTCCGCCAAGACGGCAGCTCACCTTGAACGTGAGCGCGCCCGACCCGGAAACCGGCGAACAGAACGGCTCCACACACCACGCCGAACCGCGGCGGTAG
- a CDS encoding helix-turn-helix transcriptional regulator — MTRPMLTQREAAAACGVSRSTIRRRREAGDLPGSFQDPERGWMVPVDDLLAAGFRLNAPAPPDQAAPAPAGPAAPTDGEGQDAAVLRAELARLNAEHALALAEARYGQKLAEAEAEHLRRELVARGEHIADLQRAVAALTPAPERPALAPPGGPAVPGQAQGDPGEAESEPRKRWWGGQT, encoded by the coding sequence ATGACGCGCCCGATGCTGACCCAGCGGGAGGCCGCCGCCGCGTGCGGCGTCAGCCGCTCCACGATCCGCCGCCGCCGTGAGGCCGGTGACCTGCCCGGTTCCTTCCAGGACCCCGAGCGCGGCTGGATGGTCCCGGTGGACGACCTGCTGGCCGCGGGTTTCCGGCTCAACGCCCCCGCCCCGCCGGACCAGGCCGCCCCGGCCCCGGCCGGCCCCGCTGCTCCGACCGACGGAGAGGGCCAGGACGCGGCAGTTCTGCGGGCGGAGCTGGCTCGGTTGAACGCGGAGCACGCCCTGGCGCTGGCCGAGGCCCGGTACGGGCAGAAGCTGGCGGAGGCCGAGGCCGAGCACCTGCGCCGCGAGCTCGTGGCGCGCGGTGAGCACATCGCGGACTTGCAGCGGGCGGTGGCAGCCCTGACCCCCGCCCCGGAGCGGCCTGCGCTCGCCCCACCGGGCGGGCCGGCCGTACCCGGCCAGGCCCAGGGCGACCCGGGCGAGGCGGAGTCCGAGCCCCGCAAGCGGTGGTGGGGCGGGCAGACCTGA
- a CDS encoding DUF2637 domain-containing protein, with the protein MNETLTHGQNVGQGVAVAGATPVTAGATPAPRPGAPGALEAAPPRPRKGGRGGPEPVGHPVAVAPASGQAAPATVAAPQAGTAVARRGARWLAAAALIGMIPVTIIGFAASYTTLAKMAEAAGFATWLAPWIPIGIDGAIIGFLALDLYLTGRRIPWPLLRFGAHAMTAATVVINAAGGTVVKAAADGATVAGPVRVLWHALMPVLFVVGVEGARRLIVHAAQLEDGTASDRVPLHRWVLSPVRTSRLYRRMRLAVVRSYPEMVEREQALEGYRVWLTQELDGDLSKATEVQLLPMTMAPRGYTVEEALALPAKWKAEAAERARAEAERERVEAERLRRQAKEDRLRELEDVSDIKVAEHEQAVRTETAAANAEAAKAEAESAAQAAKVAAEHRRRAAERQSLAEAEALESAEAAAARRKASEDKAEAERAEAEAERQRAEKEKAAAEAARQRAAAARHAEAEARAHADKQAAEQAAADAARAAGAARYETAMVEARAQQAEDYARLTPRERSERQVARMILGAGGDPEAVPLSTIMDVLNVKQTAAGDIRKAAVDKLDGGYRPTELETLLDARA; encoded by the coding sequence ATGAACGAGACGCTGACGCACGGCCAGAACGTGGGCCAGGGGGTGGCCGTGGCCGGGGCCACTCCGGTTACGGCCGGGGCCACTCCGGCCCCACGGCCGGGCGCTCCGGGCGCACTGGAGGCCGCTCCACCCAGGCCTCGCAAGGGTGGCCGGGGTGGGCCGGAGCCGGTCGGCCACCCGGTGGCCGTGGCCCCGGCCAGTGGCCAGGCGGCCCCGGCCACAGTGGCCGCCCCCCAGGCCGGGACCGCAGTGGCTCGCCGCGGCGCCCGGTGGCTCGCCGCCGCCGCTCTGATCGGCATGATCCCGGTCACGATCATCGGGTTCGCCGCGTCCTACACGACCCTGGCGAAGATGGCCGAGGCGGCCGGGTTCGCCACATGGCTGGCCCCGTGGATCCCCATCGGCATCGACGGCGCGATCATCGGATTCCTCGCCCTGGACCTGTACCTGACGGGCCGCCGCATCCCCTGGCCACTCCTGCGGTTCGGCGCCCACGCCATGACCGCAGCCACCGTGGTCATCAATGCCGCCGGCGGCACCGTCGTGAAAGCGGCCGCCGACGGCGCGACGGTGGCAGGCCCAGTACGCGTCCTGTGGCACGCCCTGATGCCGGTCCTGTTCGTCGTCGGCGTCGAGGGCGCACGCCGCCTGATCGTGCACGCCGCGCAGCTCGAGGACGGCACGGCCAGCGACCGGGTCCCGCTGCACCGGTGGGTGCTCTCTCCGGTCCGTACGAGCCGGCTGTACCGGCGGATGCGGCTGGCCGTGGTGCGCAGCTACCCGGAGATGGTGGAGCGCGAGCAGGCGCTGGAGGGCTACCGGGTGTGGCTCACCCAGGAGCTGGACGGGGACCTGTCGAAGGCGACTGAGGTTCAGCTGCTCCCGATGACGATGGCGCCCCGCGGCTACACCGTGGAGGAGGCCCTGGCCCTCCCGGCGAAGTGGAAGGCCGAGGCGGCGGAGCGGGCCCGCGCCGAGGCGGAGCGCGAGCGTGTGGAGGCGGAGCGCCTGCGCCGGCAGGCCAAGGAGGACAGGCTGCGGGAGCTGGAGGACGTCTCCGACATCAAGGTCGCCGAGCATGAGCAGGCGGTCCGGACGGAGACGGCGGCCGCGAACGCGGAGGCCGCGAAGGCGGAGGCGGAGTCGGCGGCACAGGCGGCCAAGGTGGCGGCGGAGCACCGCCGCAGGGCGGCGGAGCGGCAGTCCCTGGCGGAGGCCGAGGCGCTCGAGTCGGCGGAGGCGGCGGCCGCTCGCCGGAAGGCGTCCGAGGACAAGGCGGAGGCGGAGCGGGCCGAGGCGGAGGCGGAGCGACAGCGCGCGGAGAAGGAGAAGGCAGCGGCCGAGGCGGCACGGCAGCGGGCGGCGGCCGCGCGTCACGCGGAGGCCGAGGCGCGGGCACACGCTGACAAGCAGGCTGCGGAGCAGGCGGCCGCCGATGCCGCGCGGGCGGCCGGGGCGGCCCGGTACGAGACGGCCATGGTCGAGGCGCGCGCCCAGCAGGCTGAGGACTATGCCCGGCTGACCCCGCGGGAGCGCTCCGAGCGCCAGGTGGCCCGGATGATCCTCGGCGCAGGGGGCGACCCTGAGGCGGTACCCCTCAGCACGATCATGGACGTGCTGAACGTGAAGCAGACCGCCGCTGGCGACATCCGGAAGGCGGCCGTGGACAAGCTGGACGGCGGCTACCGGCCGACCGAGCTGGAGACCCTGCTGGACGCCCGGGCCTGA
- a CDS encoding DUF6099 family protein yields the protein MGIEDRLRDAARAVEDMWSDPEGTAARCERMRERLSDSQHSPGESVPSASNATRLIAASRHALAQSPSTEDILTEAWQAQALAQGIGGALAVTGPAGLRDQARGLSEAGARGCGAIDRDAAAWGTLAPRAAMLTGVSDPAGSLQALAALLGEVGIALVGVALATDDEHVYWQCIESIDAADEASDCVRGLLRRLAVLDREATDAGAGRNGTP from the coding sequence ATGGGTATCGAAGACCGGCTTCGTGATGCTGCGCGTGCAGTCGAAGACATGTGGAGCGACCCCGAAGGCACCGCGGCGCGTTGCGAGCGGATGAGGGAGAGGCTCAGCGATTCCCAGCACTCGCCGGGTGAATCAGTCCCGTCCGCGAGTAATGCCACGCGCCTGATCGCCGCCTCCCGTCATGCCCTGGCGCAAAGCCCGTCGACAGAGGACATCTTGACGGAGGCGTGGCAGGCGCAAGCGCTTGCCCAGGGAATCGGTGGGGCGCTGGCGGTCACCGGCCCTGCCGGCCTGCGAGACCAGGCACGCGGCCTTTCCGAGGCAGGGGCCAGGGGGTGTGGCGCCATTGATCGGGACGCGGCCGCGTGGGGGACCCTTGCGCCGAGGGCTGCGATGCTAACCGGGGTCTCGGACCCTGCGGGCTCGCTGCAAGCACTGGCTGCGCTGCTCGGTGAGGTCGGCATCGCACTGGTCGGAGTCGCGTTGGCCACCGACGACGAACACGTCTACTGGCAATGCATCGAGTCTATCGACGCGGCCGACGAGGCTTCCGACTGCGTGCGCGGGCTGTTGCGCAGGCTCGCGGTCCTGGACCGTGAAGCAACTGACGCGGGCGCAGGCCGAAATGGAACCCCGTGA
- a CDS encoding ParA family protein codes for MTGKRVASYSEKGGVGKSALAAGLAAVARRRAFAGRLGTVYAADLDPRGTFTSELGLDTEALPCSLNDLLAADPKGEKGLAADVMLEAGEAWSGVRVLAAERALANRETDQSTAIEFRLRNGLDGVVTDDDLAVIDLPPRAGGKLVVSGLIAATHVVIPATLDEDGRVGAREALDTIRQVQETYNPGLQVVGIVPSIVPGGRSTLGDVIGKFLADTYGPLYRDDLAIPRYSIRQQTRFARVPITSQTGKEATALNTAYDSILTAAGVAE; via the coding sequence ATGACAGGCAAGCGCGTAGCGTCGTACAGCGAGAAGGGCGGGGTGGGGAAAAGCGCGCTGGCTGCCGGCCTGGCCGCAGTAGCCCGCAGACGTGCCTTCGCCGGCAGGCTCGGGACCGTTTACGCGGCGGATCTGGACCCCCGAGGCACCTTCACCTCTGAACTCGGCCTCGATACCGAGGCCCTGCCGTGCAGCCTCAACGACCTTCTGGCGGCTGACCCCAAGGGCGAGAAGGGCCTGGCGGCGGACGTCATGCTGGAGGCTGGGGAAGCCTGGTCGGGTGTCCGTGTGCTGGCCGCAGAGCGGGCACTCGCCAACCGTGAGACGGACCAGTCCACCGCCATTGAGTTCCGGCTGCGGAACGGCCTGGACGGAGTCGTGACCGACGACGACCTTGCGGTGATAGACCTCCCGCCCCGAGCCGGCGGCAAGCTCGTCGTCTCCGGACTGATCGCCGCCACGCATGTCGTCATCCCCGCCACGCTCGACGAGGACGGCCGTGTCGGCGCCCGGGAGGCGCTCGACACAATCCGCCAGGTACAGGAGACCTACAACCCCGGCCTTCAGGTGGTCGGGATCGTGCCCAGCATCGTGCCCGGCGGGAGAAGCACCCTTGGCGACGTGATCGGGAAGTTCCTCGCGGACACCTACGGACCGCTCTACCGCGACGACCTCGCCATCCCGCGCTACTCGATCCGCCAGCAGACCCGCTTCGCCAGGGTGCCGATCACCTCGCAGACGGGCAAAGAGGCGACAGCGCTCAACACTGCATACGACAGCATCCTTACCGCCGCGGGGGTGGCCGAGTGA